One part of the Quercus lobata isolate SW786 chromosome 7, ValleyOak3.0 Primary Assembly, whole genome shotgun sequence genome encodes these proteins:
- the LOC115953135 gene encoding uncharacterized protein LOC115953135 — MQSDIFLICSNAMQYNAPDTIYYKQARSIQELAKNKFERLRMDFERSEKELKSELKTRSNSLIKKPVKKPFCRTSQEPVGSDFSTGATLATIGDVQNVSNPNQGGNCERPSNADVVVEGNSSLVDTNPEKVEELSSGKGLSKWARKQFVFDDNRRVTYNISNQPVVRSESIFSTFEAEIKQLVAVGLHAEYSYARSLARFAATLGPVAWKVASQRIEQALPAGCKFGRGWVGEYEPLPTPVLMLENRMQKEPGLVSKLQSNAELRKDDKTKTPVPAKEHPVSRPTLEGKHSLLAPVSSHTTEGKLSVSGSAGTKPSTPNNAIYQLQNPQSRNFAKPESKVIKQFELNSLPSAHQNNAELIAEKQFSSNSEMSGSRSKEPAPRNINISQPVPFKQPDTNGVVTGGLPNGKVNNRGLNNKMSNPSSDTVPNHTARAAYFAHAQEQGLSDPVQLMRMLAERAQKQQKSSNQSPVETLQATPSVPSTRRDDSGNASAAAARAWMSIGAGGFKQATENSGVPKAQISPDPSYNPTQEFRPQISQVRGEFPLSGGMQTQSERKSFPLQPFVPQPVRVGNEAQLQNRPIVFPQLAPADLSRFQVQYPWRGLSPHTQPRPKQETLPPDLNIGFQSPGSPVRPSSGVLVDSQQPDLALQL; from the exons ATGCAGAGTGACATTTTCTTAATTTGCTCAAATGCAATGCAATACAATGCACCAGACACCATATACTATAAACAG GCTCGTTCCATTCAAGAATTGGCAAAGAATAAATTTGAGAGGCTAAGGATGGATTTTGAACGCTCTGAGAAAGAATTGAAATCTGAGCTGAAAACAAGATCCAATTCCTTAATCAAGAAGCCAGTAAAGAAGCCATTCTGCCGGACCTCACAGGAGCCCGTTGGCTCTGATTTCTCCACTGGTGCCACTCTTGCCACCATTGGAGATGTACAGAATGTTTCCAATCCAAACCAAGGTGGTAATTGTGAGAGACCTAGTAATGCTGATGTTGTTGTAGAGGGTAATTCTTCCCTAGTTGATACTAATCCTGAGAAGGTGGAAGAACTGTCATCAG GGAAGGGTCTGTCTAAATGGGCAAGGAAGCAATTTGTTTTTGATGACAACCGCCGTGTGACGTATAATATTTCCAATCAACCAGTTGTTAGATCAGAATCAATATTTTCAACCTTTGAGGCTGAAATTAAGCAGCTGGTTGCT GTTGGGCTTCATGCAGAATACTCTTATGCTAGGAGCCTGGCTCGTTTTGCTGCAACTCTTGGACCTGTTGCTTGGAAAGTTGCCTCCCAGAGAATTGAGCAGGCATTACCTGCTGGTTGTAAATTTGGTCGTGGTTGGGTTGGAGAATACGAGCCACTTCCAACCCCTGTGCTAATGCTTGAGAACCGAATGCAGAAAGAACCTGGTTTAGTTTCAAAGTTGCAGTCTAATGCTGAATTGAGAAAAGATGACAAAACTAAGACTCCTGTTCCTGCTAAGGAGCATCCTGTAAGTAGGCCTACCTTGGAGGGGAAACACTCTTTGTTGGCTCCAGTCAGTAGTCATACTACAGAAGGGAAATTATCTGTTTCTGGTTCTGCTGGAACAAAACCTAGTACTCCCAATAATGCTATTTATCAGCTGCAAAATCCACAATCTAGGAATTTTGCCAAGCCTGAGAGTAAGGTTATCAAGCAATTTGAATTGAACTCTTTGCCCTCAGCGCATCAAAATAATGCTGAGCTTATTGCTGAAAAGCAGTTTTCAAGTAATTCAGAAATGTCAGGTTCAAGGTCTAAAGAACCAGCACCAAGAAACATAAATATTTCGCAGCCTGTACCTTTTAAGCAGCCGGATACTAACGGAGTTGTTACTGGAGGGTTGCCTAATGGAAAAGTCAACAACAGAGGTTTGAATAATAAGATGAGTAATCCATCTTCTGACACAGTTCCTAATCACACGGCTAGAGCAGCTTACTTTGCTCATGCGCAGGAGCAGGGTCTTAGTGACCCTGTTCAGTTGATGAGAATGTTGGCTGAAAGGGCTCAGAAGCAGCAGAAATCTTCAAATCAATCTCCAGTTGAAACTCTACAAGCCACGCCCTCGGTTCCATCTACAAGGAGAGATGACTCAGGCAATGCTTCAGCAGCTGCTGCCCGTGCATGGATGTCCATAGGGGCTGGAGGGTTTAAACAAGCAACAGAAAATTCAGGTGTGCCCAAAGCTCAGATATCTCCGGATCCATCATACAACCCAACTCAGGAATTCCGTCCACAAATTTCTCAAGTTCGGGGAGAGTTTCCGCTTTCTGGGGGGATGCAAACCCAGTCTGAAAGGAAGAGTTTTCCACTTCAGCCTTTTGTACCACAACCTGTTCGTGTGGGCAATGAAGCACAACTCCAAAATCGACCTATAGTTTTTCCCCAGTTAGCACCGGCTGACTTGTCTAGGTTTCAAGTGCAGTACCCTTGGCGAGGTCTTAGTCCTCATACCCAACC